DNA sequence from the Deltaproteobacteria bacterium genome:
GAGGTCGAATCGCTGCTCCGGTGCACCGTCTTCCTCGCGGACCGTATCGTCGAACCCGCTCACGACGAGCCGCGGTGGCTGCTGCTCGGGGAAACCAACAAGGGACGTCGGTTGGCGCTCATCTTCACGCGACGTGGCAGCAAGCTTCGGCCCAGCAGCTGCCGCCAAATGCGGCGAAACGAAGGGAGGCTCATGAGGAAGCGAAACTCGAAAGTGGTTCCGAAGAAGGCCGCTAAGCGCGACCGGCAGATCGAGGAATTCGAGAGTCGGGATCTCGGAGACGACATCCGGGCCGCTGGCGGCCTCCGGGCGATCCGCAAGACCTTGCCGACTTCGATCGTGCTCGAGCAGGACCTGGTCGACAAGCTGCGCGAAAAAGGCGCCAAGCGCGGCCTTGGCTACCAGACGATGCTCAAGCTCATCGCGCGCGAGCACGTGGACGAGTACTGAGTGCCACGGCGCGTACGCTATGGAGATTTCAAAGCTTGAGGCGGCATCGCGCCTGCTTGACACCGCAATCAGGTCGTTTTTCGAGGGAGCTGACGAAGTGGCGGTTCACTCGCTTGCGGCCGCATCGCTGAATATTTTTTCGGACC
Encoded proteins:
- a CDS encoding BrnT family toxin; this encodes EVESLLRCTVFLADRIVEPAHDEPRWLLLGETNKGRRLALIFTRRGSKLRPSSCRQMRRNEGRLMRKRNSKVVPKKAAKRDRQIEEFESRDLGDDIRAAGGLRAIRKTLPTSIVLEQDLVDKLREKGAKRGLGYQTMLKLIAREHVDEY